The DNA window TTTCTCCGACGCCGGGAATTTCGTCCAATTCAGAATATTTTGCTCGCTTGCGCCGTAAATTTCGGTGAAATTCGACCGCGAAACGGTGACCGCGAAACGGTGCGACTCATCGCGAATTCGTTGCAGCAGCCGAAGCGCAGACGATGTTTTTGGAATATTTTGCGGATCAGGATCGCCGGGCAAATAAACTTCATCAAGTCGTTTGGCAAGAGCGATAATTGGTTGATTTGCCAAATCCAATTTTTTCAAGACATTCACCGCTGCGGACAATTGCCCTTTTCCACCATCCACCAGAATCAAATCGGGCAAATCCTTTCTTTCCCGCAATAATCGAGAATAGCGGCGCTCAATGACTTCCGCCATCATGGCAAAATCGTCCGGCGTGGATTTGCTTCGTATTTTGAAACGGCGGTACTCACTTTTTGCCGGCTGTCCGTTAACAAAAGTTACCAGCGAAGCGACAGGGTCAGTTCCGGAAATATTGGAAATATCAAACGCCTCAATTTTTTTGGGCGGCGTCGGCAAGTGCAAATCTCGCTGCAGCGCTTGCAATACATGAGGCACAAAATCCTTTTCTTTCATCTTTTGTAGCTTCAATTCCTGCAGCAGAAGTTTAGCATTATGTTGTGCCATTTCCAGTAATTTCGCTTTTTCGCCGCGAATGGGAACGATAAGTTTAACGGTCTCTTCGTTTCTTTCGCGCAACCATTGTTCAATGTGATTTCCATCGGAAATTTTTTGCGGAATGTAAATTTCTCCGGGAATGAAATCCGCATGTTGGTAGTAGCGAATCAGCAAATGCGTTAAAATTTTTTCCAGCGGTTCTCCTTCGACGCCAGTCAAAAAGTGATGGTGTCTGCCAATGATTCTGCCTTCGCGAATTTTGAACACCACAGCACAGGCGTCATTTTCTTCGGAATAAATGGCAAAAAGATCTCGATCAATGTCTTCCGGGGTGACCATTTTTTGTCGATACTGAAATCGTTTTAAATTTTGAATCTGATCCCTGACCTGCGCGGCTTTTTCAAATTCCAGATTTTCAGCGAAACGCTCCATTTTTACCTGCAAATTCTGCAGAACAATCCGGTCTCTCCCATTGATAAAATTAATCACGTGCTGGACAATTTCTGCGTAATCTTTCGTCGAAATCAATCCTTCACAGGGGCCGGGACAGCGATTGATATGATAATCCAGACAAACCTTAAATTTTCCGGCAACGATATTTTTTTCATTCAAATCCAGATTGCAGCTACGAATGGGAAATATGCGCTTGGCAACTTTGAGCAAATCGCGCATTTTTTTGACATCAGTATAGGGGCCAAAATAACGAGATCCATCTTTCACGATTTTCCTTGTTGGAAATATTCGAGGAAACGGCTCGTTAGTTACTCTGATGTAAGGAAAACTTTTGTCATCTTTCAAATTGACGTTGTAGCGAGGTCTGTATTCCTTGATTAAATTGGCTTCTAAAATCAGGGCTTCCATTTCAGAGTCAGTGATGATCGTCTCCAAATCGTGTACTCTGGCGACCAGGCGTCTCGTCTTGGGGTCTAAATTTCTGCTGCTCTGAAAATATGAACGCACTCGATTGCGCAAAACGCGCGCCTTGCCCACATAAATGATTTTTTGTTTTCTATCTTTGAACAAATAAACACCCGGCGATCGCGGTAATTGTTCTAATTTTTCCTGCAACGATGTCATGAAAACCCCAATTCTAAAATGAACATTT is part of the Calditrichota bacterium genome and encodes:
- a CDS encoding excinuclease ABC subunit C; this translates as MTSLQEKLEQLPRSPGVYLFKDRKQKIIYVGKARVLRNRVRSYFQSSRNLDPKTRRLVARVHDLETIITDSEMEALILEANLIKEYRPRYNVNLKDDKSFPYIRVTNEPFPRIFPTRKIVKDGSRYFGPYTDVKKMRDLLKVAKRIFPIRSCNLDLNEKNIVAGKFKVCLDYHINRCPGPCEGLISTKDYAEIVQHVINFINGRDRIVLQNLQVKMERFAENLEFEKAAQVRDQIQNLKRFQYRQKMVTPEDIDRDLFAIYSEENDACAVVFKIREGRIIGRHHHFLTGVEGEPLEKILTHLLIRYYQHADFIPGEIYIPQKISDGNHIEQWLRERNEETVKLIVPIRGEKAKLLEMAQHNAKLLLQELKLQKMKEKDFVPHVLQALQRDLHLPTPPKKIEAFDISNISGTDPVASLVTFVNGQPAKSEYRRFKIRSKSTPDDFAMMAEVIERRYSRLLRERKDLPDLILVDGGKGQLSAAVNVLKKLDLANQPIIALAKRLDEVYLPGDPDPQNIPKTSSALRLLQRIRDESHRFAVTVSRSNFTEIYGASEQNILNWTKFPASEKNGSGS